Genomic DNA from Candidatus Nitronereus thalassa:
CCGAAGGTTCATCCTCAGCCGTTACCTGGGTTGGCGGATTAGGAGGAGCCAGACATGTAGAACAAAAAAATAATTCAGTGGACCCAAGGGCTAGAGAGGAAAACGAAGCTTCACCCGAACCGCCACTAACTAAGACTTTTCCATTGTTCAGAAGGGTCGCCGTATGATGTCCGCGACCAATTGCCATCGGTTCAACCTCTGAAAAAGTCCCAGTTTCAGGGTGAAAAATCTCTACCGAACTCAACACAGACTGTTCACTGCCCGTCCAACCACCTACGACGAGAACCTCCCCATTCTGCAATCTCGTGAGCGTATGATGTTGCCGCTTATTGATCATGGGGCCCGTATGAACGAAACTTCCAGTTCCTGGAAAATATAATTCTGCTGAGGAAAGAGCTTGTCCTCCTGAGCCAACGCCTCCTGCCACAAGCACTTCCCCAGACTCTAACCGGACCGCCTGAAGGAATCCTGCACGTCCAATATGAAGTGCCCCTGTCGGAGTAAAGGTTCCTAACGCAGGATCATACACTTCAGCAGAATTCAGTATGGTCTTATTCGGCGGCCCATATCCCCCAAGCACCAGCACCTTTCCAGTCGTTAACAACACCCCACTAAAATTCGAACGCGCCCCATGCATGGATCCAGTTTGGGTAAAGACTCCAGTTGAAGGATCGTATAATTCCGCAGAGGCAAGAAAATTCGTCCCGTCATGGCCACCAACGATCAATACGTTCCCATTGGATAGTTGAACGGCAACATGCCCAGCGCGTGGCGTCATCATCGAACCAGTGATGGCAAACTCCCGGACTCCAGGTTCGTACAGCTCCGCTGTAGATTGGTATGCCCATTCATTATTGATCCCACCGGCCACCAACACGCGTTCATTTTGTAGCAAAGTCGCCGTATGTCCTGCCCTGGATTCTGACATAGATGCAACGGGGATAAATTCATCAGAAGACGTCATGTAAAGTTCCGATGCCGTGGTGGCATTGGAAACTCCATGGCCAGAGCCATCTAGCCCGGCTTGGCCTCCGACCAATAACACGTCACCATCTCCCAAAAGAGTGGCGGTAGCAAGATAGGTTCTCGCAGTATCTAGAAATCCGGCTTGCGCCCAATTTCCTTGAATATCCGCACGAGTGGGAAGATCGAGACGCGGCATAAGGACCAGAAACCAAATGACCCCTACACACAAGCCCAACCCCATCCAAATAATTTTTGTTTGCAATCGTGTTTGTTTCCCCATGTGTTTATTTTTCTAAAAGCGAAAAGACAGGTAAATGTTTAATGGTTCGATGGCATAATTCACGTACGCCCCATCAGCAACGGTCATCCTTCAAACCCCTGAAATTTCACTGTAGGCTTTAGCGGAACACCGTTGGTATCAAACCTGACGAACATCGGCCTTCCTCCGATGCCGGGGCCAGCCTTTTATTGGGGTAGGATATTTTCAAACAGAGGGGTTCAGATAAATAACCTGTGGAAATGTCCGGTTACTATGAACCACATACAAGTTCTCAAAACACTGGAGAACAACTAAACTGTTAATATGAGGAAAGCCGAATGTCTCACTCCCATGCACTACGACAATAGCACCACATTCTTGGATGGCGCCTGAATATTTCTCGTACCATAACGTGTATCAAAAACAAGAGACGCCTGCTGTACAATCATGTCATAGTTGAATGCCGAATGCGCGGTAAGAATCAGGGCACAATCACATTGGGCCAATTCATCAGCTGTAAGGTCCACCGCCTTATATTGTTTGCCATCTATCACCAAACTGGGAGTAAAAGGATCTGCATAAGACAGACAGGCGCCTTCTTTCTGCAACAACTCCATCACTTTCGTTGCCGGAGATTCTCGAGGATCTTCGATATCCGCTTTATAGGTCACCCCGAGCACTAAAATCTTCGCCCCATTTAGACACTTCTTCTTTTCATTCAGAATTCGTTGAAGTTTCCCCATCACGTAATAGGGCATATTTTCATTGATTTCCCCGGCCAACTCGATAAACCGTGTATGCAAATCATATTCTTTGGACTTCCACGCCAGATAATAGGGATCAAGGGGAATACAATGCCCGCCAACACCAGGGCCGGGATAAAACGCCATAAACCCAAAATTTTTGGTAGCCGCAGCATCAATCACCTCATACACATTGATGCCCATCCGATCACACAGCACAGCCAACTCGTTCACCAGCGCAATATTGACTGACCGGAACACATTTTCAAACACTTTAGTCATTTCCGCCGCACGAGGGGACGACACTGGAAAGACTTTTTCTATAGATTGCTCATAAAAAGATCTGGCCACTTCCAAACATGCGGGGGTAGCCCCTCCAACCAATTTAAAAGTGTTATGGGTTTTAAACGCCTTATTCCCTGGATCCACACGTTCGGGGGAAAATGCGACGAACAGGGTTTCCCCTAACTCTAAGCCTCCCTTGGTAAGTGCAGGAATAATAACTTCTTCCGTCGTGCCAGGATACGTCGTACTTTCCAATACGACCAACATATGAGGATGAGATTGGTGGGCGATATGCTGTGTCACTTTGACAATGGCGGTAATATCAGGTTCCTTATTGAGTGTCAGTGGTGTGGGCACACAGATCAGGACCACATCACATTCCTTCAATCGCCCAAAATCAGTCGTCGCAACCAACAGGCCAGATTCGACCGCCTGAGTTAATTCTTCATTCTTGACATCCAAAATGTAATTGTGGCCCTGGTTCACCCTGTCCACTTTATCTTCGGATTCATCAATACCGATGACTTTATAACCGTTTTTGGCTTGGAGGACGGCCAAAGGCAAACCCACATATCCTAAGCCAATGACGCCAACTACCGATGTGTGATCTTGAATTTTCTTTAACAACATTGAATAACCTCTTTAGTGTATGCCAGAACTGCCACTTTTACATATACTCGAAAGTGGAAAATATGGAAAAAGTTCGCCTCCCTAAATTCAAAAGTTTCAGGAAGTCGAACTTCGGGGTCTTCAATACCTTCTTCCTATTTATTTACCCTTTTTTGGAAGAAAGATACGAGAGCCTTCTTGTGAGAATTTAATGGTGAACAGGAACGAACATCAATACGCATTTAGGGCAATAACAACCGCGGGTTTCCCATATGAAAACACAGACACGGATATATTTTCTGAAAAAAACAAAGTAAAAATGAAGATATCAGCACCAAAATTACCGACATCAATAAAGCCTGACAAATTGTCTCAAGGACAAATGAGAAAGGATTTCACTGCGGATTAGGAAGTGTGGCTATTTTCTTGAGTGGTTGACATATACGATAAAGAGTTGTACTCCACCGTTCGATCATTCGATCCAAACTAAACTCTTTGATGGCAACGGCTTGGCCTTCTAAGGCAACCTCATGCAAACTTTTTCTATCAAGCACGAATTTCTCAAGGATGTCGCGCAAGGCCCTGCTATCGCCCTTTGAAAAAAGAGGAAGATTCGCCAATTTGGCAATTTCCATCGCTCCTCCGCTTCCAGTTGTCACAACCGCACAACCAGCCAACATGGCTTCGACCATCGTTAACGGCAAGCCTTCATCCCTCAAGCTTGGAAACACTAGGACATCATGCTCTTGATACACACATGGCATCTTTTCATGGTTGACCTTTCCTAAAAATGACACCAATCGCGACAAATTCAATTTCTCTACTTGTTGTTTTATTTCTCGACCATACTTTGACATGTTGTCTCCGGCGATACTCAATGAAATATTTGAACGCACCTTTTCGTCCATAAGACCGAGAGCGTCAAGCACGGAATGCAGGCCACGATCTGGAGTAATTTGTCCTGCATAGAGAAGCCGTAATCTGCGAGGTGTTGCGTCTCGTCCATTGAGCGGATGAAAAAACTGTTCGATAGGGATACCACCATGAATTACTTCCGTAGATGGAAATACGAGCCCCTCTTCATGGTAAAGTTCCCTAAGATGTTCGCTCACAAAACAGACGTGCTTTGGGCAATTTGGAAATTCTCGGGTTGGGAACCCAGCCTTGGTAAACTGCTTTTCCAGCTTCCTCCCCGCCAGTCGGAAGAAAGGGCGGAATATAGATGGCCCCCAGTTCCCATCCCAACAACCGCTCCAAATTTCCGAGGCATTTTCTCCCTTCGCACCATATTCACGAATCATCCACCAATGTTCGATCCAATGCACATCAGGAATTCCCCACTCCTTTGGCAAAGGAAGCAGCATTTTTGAGAGGCCATACATACTCCACCAATTGACCACATCAGGTTGAAAGGAAGCTATGATTTCTTGAAACTTCTTTGCATCAAAAAAATGACGTTTGGCGTCAAACAGTCTTCCCGGCAAACGCTTGGGTTGTGGTTTATAGTGATACTGATTCAAGCTGCGGTAAATCTGAACTCCATTGATGGTTTCCAATTTTTCTGATGCGTTTCCGAAAGTTGGCATGGGAAGCCCATAGGTACTCGTCAACACACAGACATCATGCCCTTCTCCATGAAGTGCTTCCGCAACTTGAGCACATCGAACTTCGTACCCCCCTTGGTAATAGGGAGGATAAAGATTAGAAACCATTAAAAGTTTCATTAAAACCTAAAGATATTTGCGTTGTAATTTTTCAATTAAACTTATCGCCAGAGGTCTTGTAATTGGACATGCCTTAGCCAACAAGCAAGGAACGAAATTTTGTTAACATTTGGTTGATGTCAAAATTATCTCTAACTCTACACTTTCCATTTTGTCCCATCTTGAGCCGCTGCTCTTTATCCATGACAAGCGTACGGATAGCTTTCGCCAATTCTCCTACCACTCCCGGGGGAACAATTAGTCCATTCTCGCCATGAATCACCGCTTCCCGATTCCCTCCTACATCAGTAGCAATACAGGGCAAACCAAAAGCCATGGCTTCAAGTAAAGAAAATGGAAGACCCTCTTTAAACGAAGGAAGCACAAAAATGTCAGCCTCTTGTAAAAATGGCCTGACATCATCCTTATGACCTATAAAATGAACCTGCTTACTGATATCAAGCGCTTCAACCTTTTCTCGTAAATCTTTTTCGGCTGGACCATCACCGACCAAAAAACAAGAAAGGGAAACATTCTCCCGTTTCACTTTATTGATTGCATCCAATAAAATCCCTATCCCTTTTTTCCGATCCAAACGAGAGACACATACAAGGATGACTTCCTCAGGCCCAATTCCCAGACCTTTTCGTAAGTTCAATCCTTGGTCGGTGATGGCCCCATAGTAATGTAGATCAATTCCATTCCAAATGGTCTTCGTTTTATCTCGGGGATACCCATAATCATCAACCAGTCTATTTCTTACGGCATGGCTAACACAGATGGTTTGGCTGGTTAAAAGCCCAGGAATTTTCCGGCGCCCGATCTTTTTTGCTATTTTGTCCTTCCAAGATAACAACCCACCATTTCTTAAAAGTGGATCCCCAATGGAATGTTCAATGGCCAACACTTGCTCCGCACCTGACAATCGTGCGGCCAGGTAGGCTTTCCACGGAAATAATCCGAGTTGGCCATTAACAAAAACAATGACGGAAGGCTTGACACGTAGAAACCGTATCCAATACGAAAAAAAACCTTTTACGGTTGGACTATCATCAGAAAGCACAATAGGAGAAGTGCCTTTAGGAAATATTTTTTCATAAAAGGCCTTCGTGAATGACAAGATATAGGTAGTCACATCCTTGCTCTGTAATCCAAGAACAAGATCTTTTAAATGCTTTTCTGTACCTCCAAACCCCAAAGGCCAAGTCACGTACAGTATAGTTTTCTTATCCATTTGAGGATTCATCAACATAAATTAAATTTTTAAAACCTTCTTATTCAGTTTTCTTACCAACCTAACAATGAGCGAGTTTCAACAAACATAGGACTCCGAGAAAGACAATTGGCTCTACCTGGGGAAAGATGTTTGGGTCCAAGTCGCACCCCTTAATTTCACACGTCGGTGTTTTTCTCACTAGACGGGAAACCAAGTTGATATTCTTCGAGAGAATTCCTCTCCGTTCCAATCTCGAGTCGAGACCCTGGGTAATTGAAAGGGATCCACTCCTCTTCGAACGATTCCTGAATAGTTTGAACACGCATAGGAAAATCCCAACTGCTTGACAAGTTCAGGGGTCTGTACCGAATAGTCCGATCGTTCACCATAGGGATAAGCAAAACTCAAGATCGGTCGATTGAGTTTTTCCTCTAGGCCCTCCTTACTTTGTAAAATCTCATCTCGCTGCTCAGAAAGAGAAAGACTAGATAATACGGGGTGCGTCACCGTATGAGCGCCAATCTCTACCAGTCCCCCCTTGCCTAATTGTTCTAATTCATTCGTTGTCAAAGAGGCATGTGTCACTCGCCCCTTTCGATTAGAACCAGACCACTTTGCAATTTCATCCAATAAGGGTCTTCTTTTTTCCTCCGGTAAGGGACGCAGTAAGGAATGAAGGGATCGGTACAATTCTTTTCTCCCCAATTTTCCCTCTTCTTGAATTTTTGAAAATTTTGGTGGAACGATTTCCGTTGAGGGAGAAGGATTCGATGGCACATCAACCTTCCATGAATGCTCAATACCTTCTACAGTCAAGGTAAGTGTCTGTGGTAGGCTTTGCGGTTGTAGTAACATACGATCCAAATCATCCCACCAAAACTCTTGTTCTTGATCCAAGCATCCACATGTGACATAAAACGATGCCGGGACATCGTATTTTTCTAATAACGGTTTGGCATTATAAAGATTGTCGGCATACCCATCATCAAAGGTAACGGCTACTGCACCTTTTGGAATTTTTCCCTTTTGCGCTGCACGATGTAATTGTTGCAGGCTCATCGGATAAAATTTCTTCCGTAAAACATCCAAATGTTCCCCAAAATGTTGCGGTGTAACCGACATTAATTGCCAATCAGAAGGCAATTCCGCAACCCGATGATAGATCAGAATGGTAGCCCCCTGAAACATATGGTTTTTTATATATCGCCCAACCCATCGAATGTTAGAAATAACCGTATTTCCCATCACACGCCTCTTCTACTCCATCGTTGTAATTTCGTATTCATCTAAACGATCGCCAAAAATTTCTATTTAACACGACGATGACTTGCTTGAAGCCAATGATAGACCGGACTGGGCAATACTCGCTGAGCCAGATCCTTCCCAATCCCGATAATGACATTTTTCAACTGAATGGTCCGTCGACGTACTAATTTTATATGCCAATATTGGTAGCGTTGAAATTCCTGATGAAACACTACCCAGACTTCTTTATCTAGCACATTACATCGCTTGAGATAGCGTTCCAGCCAAAGTAGGTACTCTCTCCGTACTGCATGGTGTTCACCACTTTGCACAGTTAACGAACAGCGCTGCTTGTCATGTTGTCGATACCGAAACCAACATTTACCCGACACAAATGCCGTAACATGAAGACCGAGCTTTGCATAAAGAACCTGATCGTCATAAATACTCCGAAACGATTCTTCAAAACCACCAACCTGTTGCAAGATTCCCCGGTCAACCAGTATTCCCGAGGGAGGAGGAACCGCAGCCCCATTATGATGCAAATAAAGAGGAAGCAGTTGAGGTGAAGGAATAATCGAATTCAACGAACAATGAAGGTCTTGAATGACGTCACTCTGAGGGATTTGAGACTGATGGTCCCAACTATACCACCATTGTCCAGGTCCATAAACAAAGTTGACTCCTGGATGAGATTGAAAAATGGCTACTTGTTCCGCCAACTTTTGGGGTACCCAAACATCATCCGCATCTAAAAATGCCACATACTGACCTTTAGATTCTCTCATTCCCAAATTCCGGGAAGCACTGGCTCCACGATTTTGATGATTGAGATGCTCAAGATAACGAATCTTCCCTGGAAATCGAGTGACATAACCCATGGCAAGGGCAGTACTGGCATCGGTCGAACCATCATCCACGAGGAGCAATTCCCAATGAGAGTAGGTCTGGCAAATAACACTTTCGATGGCTTCTTGAAGAAATTCTTCGCCATTCAAGAAATTACACACCACGGACACTAATGGGCTACCCAGCATGTCCTGTTCACATTTTAGAGTCGTGCCCATTGTATCCACGCTTTTGTACGCCTCATTCCTTCAACAAAATCGATTTTGGGCTCATATCCAAGGACATTTTTGGCCTTTTCGATACTGAACCTAACTTGTTCAAATGCCGTTACCATATTTACTTCTGGTGGAGACAGTGGCGAAGGAATTGCTAGTGTGGCACCATGAGAACTCTTCGGCTTCGCCTTGGGCGTCATTCTTCGACGCAAAGCACCACGAATAGACATTGGAAGTATTATCCTAGCCACACTTCGCGTCAAAGATTCCATACGCCTCACGAGAGGAATAGAACGTAGGGCCTTGAGGGTCTTGCGGTCGGAAATAATGTTACAAATTTGCTTAAAAGATGAGGGAACCTGACTCTTAATGTACTGCCTCATTTGTTCTATCTCTTCCACCGTTTGTTCCTTTAGTGGGAGATAGGTCGATCCTAACGCATGAGCATGCTCTTCAATAAAAGCCTTCCATGTGACAGGGCTCTCATCAGAAATATGGAATATTTTCCCTACGGCCTCATCTTTTTCAGCGGCTAACAACATGGCCTCGACGAGATTATCAACATACAAAACATTACACGTTCCCCAACCTCCATTCACTAATACCATCCGCCCTTTACGAATGAGGTCAATCGTTGAAACAGAATAATCTCCAAAGGGTCCATAGACGATTGTTGGGCGTAAAACCGTAACCGGCAGCCCCTGGTCCAGAAAATATCGAAGGGCTATTTTTTCAGATTCTATTTTCCCATCGCAGTAGGCATCACCTGACAAATTAGGTTTCCCTTCCTCAGTCGAGGTGTCCGGCTTAGCTTGATAACTAAATACGGCGGTACTGCTCAGGTGCACAACACGGTTGACACCTAACTCCTTGGCCACTTGCATGACATTGTCCGTTCCCTGAGCACTCGTCTGTCGGTGAAGGTCTCCCTCAACACGATTGTCTACGGCGCAATGAAAAACCACATCACAGCCCTTCATGGCCTTACAAAGAGATTCCTTATTCAAGATATCCCCATGAACCATCTGGATCGGGAGTCGGGCTAGACGTACGGCACGAGACCATTGCCGCACCAAGGCCACAACCTCAAATTGCCGTTCACACAGCACTTCAGCCAACCGACAGCCAATAAACCCGGTTCCCCCTGTAATAAAAATTTTCTTCATCATCTTCCCACTTCCACCATTGAATAATGAGCCGATTTCATCCAAGGCCATTCCACAGGCTTCCGTTCTCGATAGCATTGCTCAATAAGCGCCACCGTTCCGAGCGCACCATCCCCGGAGGTTAATGCCCTTTCCCCCGTAAGAATTGACTGGGCAAACATTTCTAATTGAATAACAAATGCATCATGCCATGATTGGGGGCGCTCAGATTGGGAGTCCGTAATAAATCTCGAATGGCCTTCAACCTCGTGGGTCGGCCACATTCGCACTGAGTCCATGCTGGATAGATCCCATTCAAGGGTAAATTGTTCTCCAACAATCCTCACTACATTACTCAGGTTTCTCAGGCGACTAAGCACAACGGTGCCAGAAACGGGACCAGTCGGACCATCGAGCGTTAAAGATAATTCACAATCACTTTCTACTCCTCCTAGTGAATCGTCTCGATACTCGACATCTTTCACCTCCCCGAACCACCACAAGAGGAGATCCAGCATGTGGCTCCCTATATCAACAAGCTGTCCGCCGCCAGCCTGGTCTTTGAGGACGATCCCCCCTGATGCAGCCGGCCAGTCATACAGCAGGCCGTTTTCCAATGAAAAACCTTCCAATTTTCCTAGCCAATCATTCATCAACGCTCGTTTGATCAGTTGAGCCCCTTTGAAATAGCGAGACATCAGCCCAACCTGCAAAGGAACCGCATGGCGCTTCGCAAGGTCAACCATCTCCTCTGCATCCGTCACTGTCAGAGCCATTGGCTTTTCAACGAGTACCGCAATCCCTTTTGTAAGAAACTCCTTGGAAACTGAAGCGTGTAGATAGTTGGGAAGACCAATGATGACACCATCAATTTCAACTTCTGAGAGTTGCTGGTAATTCTCCAGACATTTAGACACGCCAAACTGTTTCGCGAGAGTTTCAGCGCGAGGAAGCTGTCGATCAACCAATGCAACGACTTCCATATTTGATATCTGCTGCACAGCAGGAAGATGGCACAATTCGGCAACCGCACCACACCCAATAATGGCAATACGCAATGGCCTATTATTCGAAGGCCTCATTTCACTCTGCATTTCTCTTTATCTCCACAATGAAATATTGTCACCCATACCGCGGTTTCCAAAAAACTCATTTCCCCGAATCAGGCTGGAATTTTCTCCGTCTCTCTAACGATCGAGTTTTTCTGCCTTGGTAAATTTTTCCGGAAATTTGATTTATAATATTCAATGGTTTTCATGAGTCCCTCTTTTAACTCGACCTTGGGTCTCCACCCTAAAATCTTATTGGCCTTTTGAATATCAGGACGTCGTAAAGCCGGATCATCTTGAGGCAGTGGCTTAAACTCCACTTTTGATTTGGATCCAGTTAAACGTATGACCTCTTCGGCTAATTCGAGTATGGTAAATTCGTGGGGGTTGCCTAAATTGATGGGCCCCGTTTCCTCATTTCCCGATTCCATAAGTAATATCAACCCACTGATGAGATCATCCACATAGCAAAAACTTCGAGTCTGACTTCCATCACCATAGACGGTCATATTCTTGTTCTGTAGGGCCTGAATAATGAAATTACTGACCACCCGACCATCGTTGGGATGCATTCTCGGACCATAGGTATTAAAAATTCGTGCAACCTTGATATTCAGGTGGTATTGGCGGTGATAATCAAAAAATAATGTTTCGGCGCATCGTTTCCCTTCATCGTAGCAAGCTCTTTGACCAATAGGATTCACATTTCCCCAATAGGTTTCCACTTGAGGATGTACTCGCGGGTCTCCATATACTTCGCTTGTTGATGCCTGCAGAATCTTGGCTTTGACCCGCTTGGCAAGACCTAAGAGATTGATACTTCCGTGAACGGACGTTTTGGTCGTCTGAACAGGATCGAATTGATAGTGAAGAGGAGATGCCGGACAAGCGAGGTTATAAATTTCATCGGTCTCTATATATAGTGGAAAGCAAATATCATGCCGTTTAACCTCAAAATACGGGTGATTCATGAGATGCAAGATATTTTCTTTTCGTCCTGTATAAAAATTATCCACACAAAGGACTTCATGACCTTGCTCAAGGAGCCTTTCACAAAGGTAGGACCCCAAAAACCCAGCTCCTCCGGCAACCAAAATTCGTTTACTACTAAGATTCTTCACGAGATATCACTCCTATACGATTTTGGGTAAATGAAACTTTCCCATCCATTCTCAATCCACGTTTCATCAAACTCCTGAATTTCTTCAAATGGAATAAGAATATTCTTAAGAAAAAGGTTGTTCACCCTCCCGAATACTTCGCTAAACTCATTTGAGTTCCAAGCCAAGATTTAGAGGACTTGTGGCTATTAGAAACAATCTTATTCAGACCGACAAACCCAACAGGGGGTTCAACATCAGCACAAGAAGGGCAAATTGGAATAGGCTATATGATTTAAGAATGTAGGACAGGAACAGTGAAATACCCAAAAGGGCTATATTAAAACCTGCTCTCAACGGTTGCCAAAATTGGTCCTATGTCCGAATGCGAGAGATTCGTTTAAAACAAAGGTTTATACATACCCCCGGCCATTTTAATACCGGCTCATTGTTGAAAGCATTGACAATCACTTTTACCCGATGTTTCCAGACAGAGAGGAAATTCTTGTATTTATGGTAAGGTTTTACTGCTATCAAAATGAAAATATGGTCTCCAAGGCTTTGCACCAAACTGATGCCAAGGTGCAAAAGAAAACCACACCGGTTGACACAAGCCACTCCTAGGCTATCAGGTTCCTGGCAAACCACTTGAGTAGGCTGCAATTTCAACTCATACTGAACTAGCCCCCAATTTTCCCCATTTGGATTAAACTGATCCGGCAAGTGGTCAGAATCTCTTTCGGGATTACATTTTCGGTTTCGGCTGGCAGACCATGGTTCAAGAGGAGAGCCATGGTCTAAATGATAGAAATCATGATCTACGAGTTCTCCTAAATTGACAAACTGATACTTATTGACCAACCGCAAAATCATATCTTTTTCTTGATTATCCATATAGATAAACCGCTCATCGTAGCCTCCACAATCAGCCCACAGCTTTTTGTGCAAAAGCCATATACCGATGTAACATTGATAATAGAGATGCGGAGGTGGTGGCTCCATCAAAGGGAGAACCTTGTTAAACCATCGAATATATCGTTCAACCCCGAAAAATGAAGGGCACCGCTTTGCAAACCTGTAAGGAATTCGTCGACGATTAGACAGGAGCAATGCCGACTCCAGTGGCACAAGCAATTGAGACTTTTCATATAAATCAAAAAAGGTTTTCAAAAACTTTTTGCCAACTAGAGTATCTTGATCAATCCGACCAACATATTCTCCAGCAGCGCGCCTTGCTGCAGCGTTCAGAGCCAACACTTCCGGAAAGGGGCTATCTTTTTGAAGACTTTTGGCGACATCGGAAGATACATGTAGAAATTTCACCATCTTTGCGGCTGCAGGAGAAAGCCGAATCATCTCATGCAACCCCACCTGACTTCCCCAATCGGCGACAATTACTTCAACCTGAGTTCCCCTATTTAATTCCTCCACTTTCTGGGCAACATAATTTAATGCCGTTTCTAGCCGCCAGCGGGAATTGCCCTGGTATTGGTCATTGCGAGAACAAAGAATTAGAGACATTACCGGAGTTTGGCATTCATTAGTTTTCCTCGAACTATTTTCAAGATTATTTTTCATCCAACATTCCTTCATTTTTTCTCAATCTTGCTTGAAAATTGACTAATTCCGAGAGGCAAATATACATTCTGGTTCTTTTAGATAATTCCAAGAGTTCAAATAACCGAGATGACTATATTTTTCTTAAAGAAAGAGGAGAGGTCCACTTCTTAGAGGACCACGCTGGGCTTAACGGTCTCACATTTTCACTCAATTATTTTTTAATCGCTCTAGCCTTGCATATCTTTTTGAGGTCCATAGTCCCATAATCAATGTAGGCCAGTGGATAAGTGACTTTCCGGAAACGGTTTCCTTTACCAGGTTAAACCGATAGATCCAGGTATTAACAAAATCTTTTATTTTCTCCAA
This window encodes:
- a CDS encoding Gfo/Idh/MocA family oxidoreductase, whose amino-acid sequence is MQSEMRPSNNRPLRIAIIGCGAVAELCHLPAVQQISNMEVVALVDRQLPRAETLAKQFGVSKCLENYQQLSEVEIDGVIIGLPNYLHASVSKEFLTKGIAVLVEKPMALTVTDAEEMVDLAKRHAVPLQVGLMSRYFKGAQLIKRALMNDWLGKLEGFSLENGLLYDWPAASGGIVLKDQAGGGQLVDIGSHMLDLLLWWFGEVKDVEYRDDSLGGVESDCELSLTLDGPTGPVSGTVVLSRLRNLSNVVRIVGEQFTLEWDLSSMDSVRMWPTHEVEGHSRFITDSQSERPQSWHDAFVIQLEMFAQSILTGERALTSGDGALGTVALIEQCYRERKPVEWPWMKSAHYSMVEVGR
- a CDS encoding UDP-glucuronic acid decarboxylase family protein, translating into MKNLSSKRILVAGGAGFLGSYLCERLLEQGHEVLCVDNFYTGRKENILHLMNHPYFEVKRHDICFPLYIETDEIYNLACPASPLHYQFDPVQTTKTSVHGSINLLGLAKRVKAKILQASTSEVYGDPRVHPQVETYWGNVNPIGQRACYDEGKRCAETLFFDYHRQYHLNIKVARIFNTYGPRMHPNDGRVVSNFIIQALQNKNMTVYGDGSQTRSFCYVDDLISGLILLMESGNEETGPINLGNPHEFTILELAEEVIRLTGSKSKVEFKPLPQDDPALRRPDIQKANKILGWRPKVELKEGLMKTIEYYKSNFRKNLPRQKNSIVRETEKIPA